In Dermatophilus congolensis, a genomic segment contains:
- a CDS encoding glucose-6-phosphate dehydrogenase, with translation MPQSATPHRSIHEAGTDSVLTPSDAQRLSSEGPRSPRVNLLILGASGDLTRRLLLPGLGTLLLADPERRVRILGAAADDLSDEEWRLRVLQALAEGGCGQRGASRLAERSSYTKVDLLSSAAVRDLIAELGDEPAIIYFALPPRITRKVLEVLATIGIGPNIRLGLEKPFGNDLQTARELNELLHSFADESQIYRVDHFLGRSGVLNLLGFRFANRVFEPLWNCTHIESVDIIFDESLALEGRAAYYDHAGALIDMIQSHLLLMLALTAMEDLSRLEELELRDLQTHLLRCVSLWDEDPAQSSRRARYSAGVVEGKKVPAYVEEKGVNPDNMTETLAEVTVRINNERWAGVPFRLRSGKALGKNDRRIVLHFKPVGHLPTGFGPAPGANTLTISLSPEELQLDIATNGSGDKFKLERSRMTAVLGESAIRPYGEILGHIMDGDQLLSVRGDTAEEMWRILTPVVEAWRNNEVPMHEYSAGTHGPDEWDTFV, from the coding sequence ATGCCTCAGTCCGCCACACCACACCGAAGCATCCATGAAGCAGGCACCGACAGCGTCCTGACCCCCAGCGACGCCCAACGCCTCTCCTCCGAAGGCCCCCGAAGCCCCCGTGTCAATCTGCTCATCCTCGGAGCCTCCGGCGATCTCACCCGACGCCTCCTCCTACCTGGACTGGGCACTCTCCTCCTAGCCGATCCCGAACGACGGGTCCGCATCCTCGGCGCCGCCGCCGATGACCTCTCCGACGAAGAATGGCGCTTACGCGTCCTGCAAGCTCTTGCCGAAGGAGGCTGCGGACAACGCGGTGCCTCCCGCCTGGCCGAACGATCTAGCTACACCAAAGTTGACCTACTCAGCTCCGCCGCAGTCCGCGACCTCATCGCCGAACTAGGCGACGAGCCCGCCATCATCTACTTCGCGCTGCCCCCACGCATCACCCGCAAAGTTCTTGAAGTGCTCGCCACCATAGGCATCGGCCCCAACATTCGCCTCGGCCTAGAAAAACCCTTCGGCAACGACCTGCAAACCGCACGCGAACTCAACGAACTCCTACACAGCTTCGCCGACGAATCCCAGATCTACCGAGTAGACCACTTCCTTGGCCGATCCGGAGTGCTCAACCTTCTCGGATTCCGATTCGCCAACCGCGTCTTCGAACCCCTCTGGAACTGCACACACATCGAATCCGTCGACATCATCTTCGATGAATCCCTCGCCCTCGAAGGCCGCGCCGCCTACTACGACCACGCCGGCGCCCTCATCGACATGATCCAATCCCACCTCCTGCTCATGCTGGCCCTGACTGCCATGGAAGACCTCTCCCGACTCGAAGAGCTCGAACTACGCGACCTACAAACCCACCTCCTACGCTGCGTATCTCTCTGGGACGAAGACCCCGCCCAATCCTCCCGCCGTGCTCGCTACTCCGCCGGCGTTGTCGAAGGCAAGAAAGTACCCGCCTACGTCGAGGAAAAAGGCGTCAACCCCGACAACATGACCGAAACCCTCGCCGAGGTCACCGTCCGCATCAACAACGAACGCTGGGCAGGCGTGCCCTTCCGCCTGCGCAGCGGCAAAGCCCTAGGAAAAAACGACCGCCGAATCGTCCTGCACTTCAAACCCGTCGGACACCTACCCACCGGATTCGGCCCCGCCCCCGGCGCCAACACCCTCACCATCTCCCTGTCACCAGAAGAACTCCAACTCGACATCGCCACCAACGGCTCCGGCGACAAATTCAAACTCGAACGCAGCCGCATGACCGCAGTCCTTGGAGAAAGTGCCATTCGCCCCTACGGCGAAATCCTCGGCCACATCATGGACGGTGACCAACTCCTATCCGTCCGCGGTGACACCGCTGAAGAGATGTGGCGCATCCTCACCCCCGTCGTCGAAGCCTGGCGCAACAACGAAGTACCCATGCACGAATACTCCGCAGGCACCCACGGACCCGACGAATGGGACACCTTCGTCTAA
- a CDS encoding L-threonylcarbamoyladenylate synthase, with protein sequence MARYLDIHPIDPQPRLIAQAVTILREGGIIAYPTESGYALGSAIGNATGKQRISDIRKLGKEHQYSLMCSDFAQLGQLVMLSNSQFRLVKAATPGPYTFILKGTSEVPRKLLDPKRKTVGVRISDHKVVQALLTELGEPMLTSTLILPDETTPMINGWMVKEELDHLVDAVIDADDAGIDPTTVIDLTSDIPEILRRGAGDTALFDA encoded by the coding sequence ATGGCTCGTTATCTCGACATCCACCCCATCGACCCCCAACCGCGCCTCATCGCCCAAGCAGTCACCATCCTGCGCGAGGGCGGAATCATCGCCTACCCCACCGAGTCCGGATACGCACTCGGCTCAGCCATCGGAAACGCCACCGGGAAACAACGCATCAGCGACATCCGCAAACTCGGCAAAGAACACCAGTACTCACTCATGTGCAGCGACTTCGCTCAACTAGGGCAACTGGTCATGCTCTCCAATAGTCAATTCCGTCTCGTCAAAGCAGCCACTCCCGGCCCCTATACCTTCATCCTCAAAGGCACTTCCGAGGTGCCACGCAAACTTCTAGACCCCAAACGCAAAACCGTCGGTGTACGCATCAGCGACCACAAAGTCGTCCAGGCACTACTCACCGAACTGGGCGAACCTATGCTTACCAGCACACTCATCCTCCCCGACGAAACCACCCCCATGATCAACGGTTGGATGGTCAAAGAAGAACTTGACCACCTCGTCGACGCCGTTATCGACGCCGACGACGCTGGCATCGATCCCACCACTGTTATTGATCTCACCAGCGATATTCCCGAAATTCTGCGCCGCGGAGCCGGAGACACCGCCCTTTTCGACGCATGA
- the argS gene encoding arginine--tRNA ligase: MSTPLDVITPKVSAAIAAALGDEYAGADPVLRPSQYADIQINAALALAKKAGKKPRDVAEAIVANLDLANETSNIEVSGPGFINLTFSDEWLATLVTDLAHDERLGIPAQEPTNIPIDYSAPNVAKEMHVGHLRTTVVGDCLARTLEKLGHNVIRQNHIGDWGTPFGMLIEHLLEVGLESEEAALLKNNPNAFYQAARAKFDGNAEFATRSRSRVVKLQAGDPQTLELWGTLIELSKAYFNRIYTALDVTLTDDDLAGESTYNDELPDVCHQLETSGIAVVDDGALCVFLEEFTGREGKPVPLIIRKSDGGYGYATTDLATIRHRVRNLKASRILYVIGAPQALHLNMMFATAAKAGWLPEDVEATHIKIGNVLGEDRKILRTRSGAPLRLMDLLNESVAKAKRHIDSARPELAEEERAEIARQIGIGAVKYADLSVAHDSEYVFDLDRMLNLTGNTGPYLQYAATRLRSIFRSADEAGIAVADTICLQQPHERALALHLLEFGSTVAAVGALCEPHRLAAYLFDLAQLFSAFYENCPVLGAEDEDIRASRLALCKVTLEVLITGLDLLGIRAPERM; the protein is encoded by the coding sequence ATGAGTACGCCCCTGGATGTCATCACCCCTAAAGTCTCCGCCGCGATCGCAGCTGCCCTCGGCGACGAATACGCAGGCGCAGACCCCGTACTCCGACCAAGCCAATACGCCGACATCCAAATCAACGCAGCCCTCGCACTGGCCAAAAAAGCAGGCAAGAAGCCTCGCGACGTCGCCGAAGCCATCGTCGCCAATCTCGACCTGGCTAACGAAACAAGCAACATCGAAGTAAGCGGCCCCGGATTCATCAACCTGACCTTCTCCGACGAATGGCTCGCCACCCTCGTCACCGACCTCGCCCATGATGAGCGCCTGGGTATTCCCGCCCAAGAACCCACCAACATCCCGATCGACTACTCCGCCCCCAACGTCGCCAAAGAAATGCACGTCGGGCACCTACGCACCACCGTCGTCGGTGACTGCCTTGCCCGCACCCTCGAAAAACTTGGGCACAACGTCATTCGCCAAAACCACATCGGCGACTGGGGAACCCCCTTCGGCATGCTCATTGAGCACCTCCTGGAAGTCGGTCTCGAATCCGAAGAAGCAGCACTGCTCAAGAACAACCCCAACGCCTTCTACCAAGCTGCCCGCGCCAAGTTCGACGGCAACGCTGAATTCGCCACCCGCTCCCGCAGCCGCGTAGTCAAACTGCAAGCCGGAGACCCCCAGACCCTTGAACTGTGGGGAACCCTCATCGAACTATCCAAGGCCTACTTCAACCGCATCTACACCGCCCTGGATGTCACCCTCACCGACGATGACCTCGCCGGTGAATCCACCTACAACGACGAACTTCCCGACGTCTGCCACCAACTCGAAACCAGCGGCATCGCAGTCGTCGATGACGGTGCCCTGTGCGTCTTCCTCGAAGAATTCACTGGCCGTGAAGGCAAACCCGTACCACTGATCATCCGCAAATCTGACGGCGGATACGGCTACGCAACCACCGACCTAGCCACCATTCGCCACCGCGTCCGTAACCTCAAAGCCAGCAGAATTCTCTACGTTATCGGCGCACCTCAGGCACTCCACCTCAACATGATGTTCGCCACCGCTGCCAAAGCTGGCTGGCTGCCCGAAGACGTCGAAGCCACTCACATCAAGATCGGTAACGTGCTCGGCGAAGACCGTAAGATCCTGCGCACCCGCTCGGGGGCTCCCCTGCGCCTCATGGACCTTCTCAACGAATCCGTTGCCAAAGCTAAACGTCACATCGATTCTGCCCGTCCCGAGCTTGCCGAAGAAGAACGCGCAGAAATCGCCCGGCAAATCGGCATCGGCGCCGTCAAATACGCAGACCTCTCCGTCGCTCACGACTCCGAGTACGTATTCGACCTAGACCGCATGCTCAACCTCACCGGCAACACCGGCCCCTACCTGCAATACGCCGCTACCCGTCTACGCTCCATCTTCCGCTCCGCCGACGAAGCTGGAATCGCCGTGGCAGACACCATCTGCCTACAGCAACCCCACGAACGCGCCCTAGCACTACACCTGCTCGAATTCGGTAGCACCGTCGCCGCAGTCGGGGCTCTATGCGAACCCCACCGCCTCGCGGCATACCTGTTCGACCTGGCCCAACTCTTCAGCGCCTTCTACGAAAACTGCCCCGTCCTGGGCGCCGAGGACGAAGATATCCGCGCATCCCGCCTAGCCCTGTGCAAAGTAACCCTCGAGGTACTCATTACCGGCCTAGACCTCCTGGGCATCCGCGCACCCGAACGCATGTGA
- the metB gene encoding cystathionine gamma-synthase produces MRGRTHMHDISPITRAIRTGIAEDPNHGAVIPPLYLSTTYTFEGFNTKRIHDYSRDTNPTRDILTRALATLEEGVGGVTTSSGMGAITTLLFMLTNSEDHILVPADCYGGTWRLFESLAERGHFTCTTADFTDINAVRAALQAHPTALVWIETPSNPTMRITDIAAVAAAAHEADAVVVADNTFLTPLQQRPLSLGADYVMHSTTKYINGHSDVIGGAIIASTQQGADNLRFWANNLGTAGSAYDSHMIMRGLRSIGPRIAAHRTNAQAIAEALQAHPAVERVYYPGLPDHPGHDLASRQQDGFGAIVSFDLCGGLTAVKAFLDGLQLFTFAESLGGTESLIEHPTTMSHATMTEQARQAAGITEAMLRLAVGIEDIQDLLTDLTMALDRAHRS; encoded by the coding sequence ATGAGAGGCCGCACGCACATGCACGACATCTCACCGATCACCCGCGCCATCCGCACCGGCATCGCCGAAGACCCCAACCACGGCGCCGTTATCCCACCGCTATACCTCAGCACCACATACACATTCGAAGGCTTTAACACCAAACGCATCCACGACTACAGCCGCGACACCAACCCCACCCGAGACATCCTCACCCGCGCCCTCGCCACCCTTGAAGAAGGTGTAGGCGGTGTCACCACTTCTTCGGGAATGGGCGCCATCACCACCCTCTTATTCATGCTGACCAACAGCGAAGACCACATTCTCGTCCCCGCCGACTGTTACGGCGGAACCTGGCGACTCTTCGAATCTCTCGCCGAACGCGGACACTTCACGTGTACCACCGCCGACTTCACTGACATCAACGCAGTACGCGCTGCCCTCCAGGCCCACCCAACTGCACTTGTGTGGATCGAAACCCCCTCCAACCCCACCATGCGCATCACAGATATCGCTGCCGTCGCCGCCGCGGCCCATGAAGCAGATGCTGTCGTCGTCGCCGACAACACCTTCCTGACCCCACTGCAACAGCGACCCCTGAGCCTTGGTGCTGACTACGTCATGCACTCCACCACCAAGTACATCAACGGACACAGCGACGTTATCGGCGGAGCCATCATCGCCTCCACCCAACAAGGCGCAGACAACCTACGCTTCTGGGCCAATAACCTCGGAACCGCCGGCAGTGCCTACGACAGCCACATGATCATGCGCGGACTACGCAGCATCGGTCCCCGTATTGCTGCACACCGCACAAACGCCCAAGCAATCGCCGAAGCACTCCAAGCTCACCCCGCAGTAGAACGTGTCTACTACCCAGGCTTGCCCGACCACCCCGGACACGATCTGGCATCCCGCCAACAAGACGGTTTCGGCGCCATCGTCAGCTTTGATTTGTGCGGTGGCCTCACTGCAGTCAAAGCCTTCTTAGACGGCCTCCAACTGTTCACTTTCGCCGAATCGCTTGGCGGCACCGAGTCCCTCATAGAACACCCCACCACCATGAGTCACGCGACCATGACCGAACAGGCACGCCAAGCCGCAGGAATCACCGAAGCAATGCTGCGCCTAGCTGTGGGGATCGAGGACATCCAGGACCTGCTGACAGATCTCACCATGGCACTCGATCGTGCCCATCGGTCCTGA
- a CDS encoding glycoside hydrolase family 26 protein, translating into MGVSPTRGSWEEHLSDWWLTEKTIPAGFSGTLNISVQLFPKDGTLEKAAQGAYNEDFKRLGALIATKYPNAYVRPGWEFNIVNWPWKATPSNVGTFKTAFRQASTSLKSGGPDLRIVWNPNEGRGNSLPDATTAWPGDDVVDIVGIDAYDWSPPYDQKGWKEHRTRPQGWDYWGTFARTHGKKFALPEWGVIRGSEESGGDNPQYIHYAYGWMYANRDIMAFDTYFEEPDDYCKCALSINPEAQRAYMAWMPQLTYHAPGSATAATAALPAALSPRREFL; encoded by the coding sequence TTGGGCGTGTCCCCTACCCGCGGAAGCTGGGAGGAACACCTCAGCGACTGGTGGCTCACCGAGAAAACCATTCCTGCCGGTTTCTCCGGAACACTCAACATCTCTGTGCAGCTCTTCCCTAAAGACGGGACGTTAGAGAAAGCCGCCCAAGGCGCATACAACGAAGATTTCAAACGACTAGGCGCTTTGATCGCCACGAAGTACCCCAATGCGTATGTCCGCCCTGGGTGGGAATTCAACATCGTGAATTGGCCTTGGAAAGCAACACCGTCCAATGTCGGCACCTTTAAAACAGCTTTTCGGCAGGCATCAACCTCGCTTAAATCCGGCGGTCCCGACCTTCGGATTGTCTGGAACCCCAATGAGGGTCGCGGAAATTCGCTGCCTGATGCAACGACTGCCTGGCCTGGAGACGACGTCGTAGACATTGTCGGTATCGACGCCTACGACTGGTCCCCGCCGTACGACCAGAAAGGGTGGAAAGAACACAGGACACGTCCGCAAGGCTGGGACTACTGGGGCACGTTTGCCCGCACGCACGGCAAAAAGTTCGCTCTTCCCGAGTGGGGTGTCATACGGGGATCAGAGGAATCCGGCGGAGATAACCCTCAATACATTCATTACGCATATGGGTGGATGTACGCCAATCGCGACATCATGGCTTTCGATACATACTTCGAAGAGCCCGACGACTACTGCAAATGTGCTCTCTCTATTAACCCCGAGGCACAAAGGGCCTACATGGCCTGGATGCCACAACTTACGTACCACGCACCGGGGTCAGCAACAGCAGCGACAGCCGCCTTACCTGCTGCTCTATCGCCGCGGCGGGAATTTTTATAG